Proteins from a genomic interval of Rhipicephalus microplus isolate Deutch F79 chromosome 6, USDA_Rmic, whole genome shotgun sequence:
- the LOC142765979 gene encoding uncharacterized protein LOC142765979: MGSRPPAFDDAVSSWSTYRVRLEAYFEGNDITDVAKRRALLVSSLSDSVVRILQGHQPGVAINSLTCDDVVKCLEEHFNPQANEIAESYSFFMRKQEEQESVRDYIAELRRLAVNCNFGATLDRMLRDRIVCGIRDEETRRCLLGRKNLTREEAEEFALASEKANEDARGMRTPYARTEGGGVNVIQQQGRQWRKNCSLSCDRCKGAHATASCRHRRSICHQCGKRGHLARACKRLHTPRSGTIAVDGTECESEEERLYALVAHSSANKHLVQPIERTLTWEGRRLRMIVDTGSPVSVIPKSLYKKHRK; encoded by the coding sequence ATGGGATCCCGACCACCTGCCTTCGACGACGCCGTGAGTAGCTGGAGCACGTATCGTGTCCGGTTGGAAGCCTACTTTGAGGGCAACGATATTACCGACGTAGCGAAACGCCGGGCCCTACTGGTTTCATCGTTGAGCGACAGTGTCGTCCGGATATTGCAAGGGCACCAGCCGGGGGTCGCCATCAACTCCTTGACGTGCGATGACGTTGTGAAATGCTTGGAAGAACATTTCAACCCTCAGGCAAACGAAATAGCAGAAAGCTATTCTTTCTTTATGCGAAAACAAGAAGAGCAAGAAAGCGTCCGGGACTACATTGCTGAACTGAGAAGACTGGCCGTAAATTGTAATTTCGGGGCGACACTGGACCGTATGTTGCGGGACCGAATCGTTTGTGGGATTCGGGATGAGGAAACGCGCCGGTGCCTGCTGGGCCGCAAGAACTTGACTCGTGAAGAAGCCGAAGAATTCGCCTTAGCTTCTGAGAAAGCGAACGAAGACGCTCGGGGCATGCGTACTCCATACGCCCGGACCGAAGGTGGCGGCGTCAACgtgatacagcaacaaggcaGACAGTGGAGGAAGAATTGCAGCCTTTCATGCGACAGATGCAAAGGGGCGCATGCAACGGCGTCCTGTCGACATCGCAGATCCATATGCCATCAATGTGGTAAAAGAGGGCATCTTGCAAGGGCTTGCAAAAGACTCCACACCCCCAGGTCAGGAACAATCGCTGTCGACGGAACCGAATGTGAAAGCGAAGAAGAGAGGTTGTATGCTCTCGTTGCACACAGTTCCGCCAATAAGCACTTGGTGCAGCCAATCGAGCGCACCTTAACGTGGGAAGGCCGCAGGCTGCGAATGATTGTCGATACTGGATCACCAGTAAGCGTGATTCCCAAAAGCTTGTACAAGAAGCATCGCAAGTAG